From the Calliopsis andreniformis isolate RMS-2024a chromosome 4, iyCalAndr_principal, whole genome shotgun sequence genome, one window contains:
- the LOC143178150 gene encoding adenosine receptor A2b isoform X1, protein MEFPSNATELADNFTVTAVNASTPSELNLPYTVCEILVAVCAVFGNGLVIIVFSKERKLRRRTNYYIISLATADLLVGLFAIPFAILASIGLPTNLHACLFTVSLLIVLCTISIFCLVAVSVDRYWAILHPMGYSRTVRTKTAIGIICVCWIAGTLVGFLPLLGWNAGKKSNEKCIFTEVMDYDYLVFLYFATIIVPALLIAAFYAHIYRVVVKQLQQIVTMNPGRRTGNQTTGTMLRLLGAARKREVKATQNLSRIVAFFIICWFPLYTINCVMAFCPDCKVNDILMNFCIILSHLNSAGNPLLYAYHLKDFRAALKNFMWRLLFPHSDVKATNVSVINDRGSLAGSQRQFQRQAGLAARGQRSSLLRQVTDVRSKGFSSAPRNVSIREKETPSAVSSSSQSEKQEVEGSGNDTVSQNSNENRPSESDNSTNNRIEVSTPSNISSMELQTYRPLMPLLPAEANRLEETPPASIFVIEVDVNHVESSRETMEEEST, encoded by the exons ATGGAATTTCCATCAAACGCCACCGAGCTGGCCGACAACTTTACTGTCACAGCTGTCAACGCCTCGACTCCTTCCGAATTGAACCTTCCATACACAGTCTGCGAGATCCTGGTGGCTGTTTGCGCAGTGTTCGGTAATGGTCTGGTCATCATCGTCTTCAGCAAGGAGAGGAAGCTCCGTCGACGTaccaattattatattatatcccTGGCCACCGCGGATTTGCTAGTCGGACTGTTCGCGATACCCTTTGCCATTTTGGCCAGCATCGGTTTGCCCACGAATCTCCACGCCTGCCTCTTCACAGTGTCTCTTCTGATCGTCCTTTGCACCATCAGCATCTTCTGCCTGGTGGCGGTGTCCGTGGATCGTTACTGGGCGATTCTGCATCCCATGGGATATTCGCGAACTGTTCGCACTAAAACTGCCATAG GAATAATCTGCGTGTGCTGGATCGCAGGGACGCTTGTTGGTTTTCTTCCGCTTTTGGGCTGGAATGCTGGCAAGAAATCGAACGAGAAATGCATCTTCACTGAGGTGATGGATTATGATTACCTGGTGTTCCTCTACTTCGCTACGATCATCGTTCCCGCGTTATTAATTGCAGCCTTCTACGCCCACATATATAGAGTGGTGGTGAAACAG TTACAGCAAATAGTGACGATGAATCCAGGCCGTCGAACCGGGAACCAAACGACGGGAACGATGTTACGTCTTCTAGGCGCCGCGAGGAAGCGCGAAGTAAAAGCCACGCAGAACCTCTCGCGCATCGTGGCCTTCTTCATCATCTGCTGGTTCCCTCTCTACACCATCAACTGCGTGATGGCGTTCTGTCCCGATTGCAAGGTGAACGACATCCTCATGAACTTCTGCATCATCCTCTCGCACTTGAACTCTGCTGGGAACCCGCTGCTTTACGCTTATCATCTCAAGGACTTCCGCGCGGCCCTGAAGAACTTCATGTGGAGGCTTCTGTTCCCTCACAGTGACGTGAAAGCGAccaatgtcagtgtcattaaTGATCGTGGGTCTCTGGCGGGGTCGCAGAGACAGTTCCAGAGACAAGCTGGGTTGGCTGCTAGGGGTCAGAGGTCGAGCTTGTTGCGTCAG GTAACTGACGTCCGATCGAAGGGATTCTCATCAGCACCTCGCAATGTTTCGATACGAGAAAAAGAGACGCCTAGTGCTGTTTCGAGTTCCTCGCAGAGCGAGAAACAGGAAGTGGAGGGCAGCGGAAACGACACTGTGAGTCAGAACAGTAACGAAAATCGGCCCAGCGAGAGCGACAATTCCACGAACAATAGGATTGAGGTGTCGACGCCATCTAACATCTCCTCGATGGAACTACAGACTTATAGACCTCTGATGCCTCTGTTACCAGCGGAGGCTAATCGCTTGGAGGAAACTCCACCAGCGTCAATTTTTGTAATCGAAGTGGATGTGAACCACGTTGAGTCTTCTCGAGAGACAATGGAGGAAGAATCGACATAA
- the LOC143178150 gene encoding adenosine receptor A2b isoform X2: MEFPSNATELADNFTVTAVNASTPSELNLPYTVCEILVAVCAVFGNGLVIIVFSKERKLRRRTNYYIISLATADLLVGLFAIPFAILASIGLPTNLHACLFTVSLLIVLCTISIFCLVAVSVDRYWAILHPMGYSRTVRTKTAIGIICVCWIAGTLVGFLPLLGWNAGKKSNEKCIFTEVMDYDYLVFLYFATIIVPALLIAAFYAHIYRVVVKQQIVTMNPGRRTGNQTTGTMLRLLGAARKREVKATQNLSRIVAFFIICWFPLYTINCVMAFCPDCKVNDILMNFCIILSHLNSAGNPLLYAYHLKDFRAALKNFMWRLLFPHSDVKATNVSVINDRGSLAGSQRQFQRQAGLAARGQRSSLLRQVTDVRSKGFSSAPRNVSIREKETPSAVSSSSQSEKQEVEGSGNDTVSQNSNENRPSESDNSTNNRIEVSTPSNISSMELQTYRPLMPLLPAEANRLEETPPASIFVIEVDVNHVESSRETMEEEST; the protein is encoded by the exons ATGGAATTTCCATCAAACGCCACCGAGCTGGCCGACAACTTTACTGTCACAGCTGTCAACGCCTCGACTCCTTCCGAATTGAACCTTCCATACACAGTCTGCGAGATCCTGGTGGCTGTTTGCGCAGTGTTCGGTAATGGTCTGGTCATCATCGTCTTCAGCAAGGAGAGGAAGCTCCGTCGACGTaccaattattatattatatcccTGGCCACCGCGGATTTGCTAGTCGGACTGTTCGCGATACCCTTTGCCATTTTGGCCAGCATCGGTTTGCCCACGAATCTCCACGCCTGCCTCTTCACAGTGTCTCTTCTGATCGTCCTTTGCACCATCAGCATCTTCTGCCTGGTGGCGGTGTCCGTGGATCGTTACTGGGCGATTCTGCATCCCATGGGATATTCGCGAACTGTTCGCACTAAAACTGCCATAG GAATAATCTGCGTGTGCTGGATCGCAGGGACGCTTGTTGGTTTTCTTCCGCTTTTGGGCTGGAATGCTGGCAAGAAATCGAACGAGAAATGCATCTTCACTGAGGTGATGGATTATGATTACCTGGTGTTCCTCTACTTCGCTACGATCATCGTTCCCGCGTTATTAATTGCAGCCTTCTACGCCCACATATATAGAGTGGTGGTGAAACAG CAAATAGTGACGATGAATCCAGGCCGTCGAACCGGGAACCAAACGACGGGAACGATGTTACGTCTTCTAGGCGCCGCGAGGAAGCGCGAAGTAAAAGCCACGCAGAACCTCTCGCGCATCGTGGCCTTCTTCATCATCTGCTGGTTCCCTCTCTACACCATCAACTGCGTGATGGCGTTCTGTCCCGATTGCAAGGTGAACGACATCCTCATGAACTTCTGCATCATCCTCTCGCACTTGAACTCTGCTGGGAACCCGCTGCTTTACGCTTATCATCTCAAGGACTTCCGCGCGGCCCTGAAGAACTTCATGTGGAGGCTTCTGTTCCCTCACAGTGACGTGAAAGCGAccaatgtcagtgtcattaaTGATCGTGGGTCTCTGGCGGGGTCGCAGAGACAGTTCCAGAGACAAGCTGGGTTGGCTGCTAGGGGTCAGAGGTCGAGCTTGTTGCGTCAG GTAACTGACGTCCGATCGAAGGGATTCTCATCAGCACCTCGCAATGTTTCGATACGAGAAAAAGAGACGCCTAGTGCTGTTTCGAGTTCCTCGCAGAGCGAGAAACAGGAAGTGGAGGGCAGCGGAAACGACACTGTGAGTCAGAACAGTAACGAAAATCGGCCCAGCGAGAGCGACAATTCCACGAACAATAGGATTGAGGTGTCGACGCCATCTAACATCTCCTCGATGGAACTACAGACTTATAGACCTCTGATGCCTCTGTTACCAGCGGAGGCTAATCGCTTGGAGGAAACTCCACCAGCGTCAATTTTTGTAATCGAAGTGGATGTGAACCACGTTGAGTCTTCTCGAGAGACAATGGAGGAAGAATCGACATAA
- the Psf2 gene encoding DNA replication complex GINS protein PSF2-like protein, with product MDPSEVEFLAEKELVTIVPNFSFDTIHLISGSIGPFRAGLPVKVPIWLAVNLKQQQKCRIIYQEWMNVETLNEAKEEEKLSKLFTKMPSNHYMDEAQLLLSVASDDIPEADSIRTAVKDIWDIRMSKLRTSIDAFLKSEGLHARLDHLTAMEINSVRPLLPHALDQMLRIQTGGCHSLNIQRTHNKSNIHHAIMCTYIYKNMQFDTETLHRRSEMKIKEMVTSISITISHYHLIGSKCVFTMIVLPNLTCKLNYSSYVKNGSLYWNLNERMRSWHEHSYSPNCISYKLLSSSITLNQFNYGIVHKYNNVSTTCPICKVFYTVTPMCLRVTILKCYHETDR from the exons ATGGATCCCAGTGAAGTAGAGTTTCTCGCCGAAAAGGAATTGGTCACTATCGTGCCGAATTTCAGCTTCGACACGATTCACTTGATCTCAGGGTCGATCGGTCCTTTTCGTGCTGGGCTACCTGTCAAAGTGCCAATTTGGTTAGCAGTGAATCTCAAGCAGCAACAAAAATGTCGTATTATTTACCAGGAGTGGATGAATGTGGAGACCTTGAATGAGGCGAAGGAGGAAGAGAAATTATCGAA ACTGTTCACGAAAATGCCGAGCAATCACTATATGGACGAAGCTCAACTTTTATTAAGCGTTGCTAGCGACGATATTCCTGAAGCAGACAGTATAAGGACTGCAGTTAAG GATATATGGGATATCAGGATGTCTAAGCTTCGTACATCCATAGATGCATTTTTAAAGAGTGAAGGTCTGCATGCTAGATTAGATCATTTAACTGCCATGGAGATTAATAGTGTACGGCCATTACTGCCTCATGCTTTGGATCAGATGCTAAGGATTCAGACT GGAGGATGTCACAGTCTCAACATCCAGAGAACACACAATAAAAGTAATATTCATCATGCTATCAT GTgtacatatatttataaaaatatgcaaTTTGATACTGAAACTTTGCATCGTAGAAGTGAAATGAAAATAAAGGAAATGG TCACTAGCATCTCAATCACAATTTCTCATTATCACTTAATAGGTAGTAAATGCGTATTTACAATG ATCGTCTTACCAAACTTAACGTGTAAACTGAACTATTCATCGTACGTGAAGAATGGAAGCTTATATTGGAATTTGAATG AACGAATGAGA TCATGGCATGAACACTCGTATAGTCCCAACTGTATCTCTTATAAATTACTATCGTCTTCTATTACCCTGAATCAATTTAACTATGGTATAGTTCACAAGTATAACAACGTAAGTACCACGTGCCCTATATGTAAAGTATTTTACACTGTCACACCAA TGTGTTTACGTGTAACTATACTTAAATGTTACCACGAGACCGATAGGTAG
- the Traf4 gene encoding TNF receptor associated factor 4 isoform X2 translates to MGSIVYCIHHKDGCKWSDELRKLKAHLNTCKHDAVPCTNKCGAMIPRVLMEDHLKYTCAQRRARCDFCAKEFTGHTLEKHTGTCGYEPLYCENKCGMKVQRRHLSQHKLGECAKRLVACRYCNKEFVFDTLGAHHAKCGRFPVACPHRCETAVLPREDLEVHLKDHCTTHLLSCTFKDAGCRFKGNRFSLDKHLEESAKMHLSLMCSVVTKQQHQITSLKSAISKLSLNYTGTLIWKITDYSAKMSEAKAKEGMELVSPPFYTSQYGYKLQASVFLNGNGTGEGSHISIYIKILPGEYDALLRWPFSHSVSFTIFDQTVVAEKACNIVESFIPDPTWKNFQRPSREPDSLGFGFPRFVSHEMVKKRHFVKDNTMFIRVKVDPSKIVAV, encoded by the exons ATGGGCTCTATTGTGTATTGCATACATCATAAGGACGGATGCAAGTGGTCCGATGAACTTCGAAAGCTGAAG GCTCACCTGAATACCTGTAAGCACGATGCAGTGCCCTGCACCAACAAGTGTGGAGCAATGATTCCACGTGTCCTCATGGAGGATCATTTGAAGTACACTTGCGCTCAGCGACGAGCACGCTGCGACTTCTGTGCCAAAGAATTCACCGGTCACACGCTCGAG AAGCACACGGGCACGTGTGGCTACGAGCCGCTCTACTGCGAGAACAAATGTGGCATGAAGGTGCAAAGAAGGCATCTCAGCCAGCACAAGCTGGGAGAGTGCGCGAAGAGGCTGGTGGCTTGTCGTTACTGCAATAAGGAGTTCGTCTTTGACACGCTGGGTGCTCACCACGCCAAGTGTGGCCGCTTTCCAGTTGCCTGTCCTCATCGCTGTGAAACTGCAGTCCTGCCGAGAGAAGATTTAGAGGTGCATTTGAAAGACCACTGCACCACGCATCTTCTGTCTTGTACTTTCAAAGATGCTGGCTGTCGTTTTAAG GGTAACAGGTTCTCGCTGGATAAACACCTGGAGGAATCAGCGAAGATGCACTTGAGCCTAATGTGCAGCGTGGTGACGAAGCAGCAACATCAAATAACCAGTCTGAAATCCGCGATCAGTAAATTGTCATTAAATTACACAGGCACGCTGATATGGAAAATCACAGATTACAGCGCGAAAATGTCTGAGGCAAAGGCTAAGGAGGGGATGGAATTAGTCAGCCCTCCTTTCTACACTAGTCAATATGGTTACAAGCTACAG gcatcagTTTTCTTAAATGGAAATGGAACTGGCGAGGGAAGTCACATCTCCATATACATAAAAATCCTTCCCGGAGAGTACGATGCTCTGTTGCGATGGCCATTCTCTCACAGCGTGTCTTTCACTATATTCGACCAGACGGTCGTCGCGGAGAAGGCGTGCAATATTGTCGAAAGTTTCATTCCTGATCCGACATGGAAAAACTTCCAAAGACCCAGTCGGGAGCCTGATTCCCTTGGCTTTGGTTTTCCTCGATTCGTCTCTCACGAGATGGTGAAGAAACGGCATTTTGTCAAAGATAACACTATGTTCATTCGAGTAAAAGTCGATCCTAGCAAAATCGTGGCTGTCTGA